Proteins encoded by one window of Flagellimonas lutaonensis:
- a CDS encoding tryptophan 2,3-dioxygenase family protein yields the protein MKRDKRIESQINKLEEKYRDSGQDLSSYLDGLLYQRYLTYWDYIHLDTLLSLQVPRTYFPDEEIFIMYHQITELYFKLILHEQKQLVDDKSQALEVFLEKTDRINNYFKALTSSFSIMINGMQREQFLRYRMALLPASGFQSVQYRMIEIYATPLENLVHHTERGHFSEQNTIEELYGHIYWKKGATDLKTGEKTLTLKQFEYRYTPRLIRIAKQVKGNTIYHKYLQLPKKVRENPELIEALKRLDINANVNWPLMHMGSAYRYLKKENAAIEATGGTNWKEFLPPSFQRIIFFPTLYSEEELANWGKQWVDHMFNPDNKK from the coding sequence ATGAAGAGAGATAAGCGAATTGAGTCGCAAATCAACAAGCTTGAAGAGAAGTATAGAGACTCGGGCCAAGACCTGAGCTCTTATTTAGACGGGTTGTTGTACCAACGTTATCTCACCTATTGGGACTATATCCACCTCGACACCCTTTTGAGCCTTCAAGTGCCCCGAACCTACTTTCCCGATGAGGAGATTTTTATCATGTACCACCAGATCACCGAGCTTTATTTCAAGCTCATCTTGCATGAGCAGAAGCAATTGGTAGATGACAAATCGCAAGCATTGGAGGTCTTTCTCGAAAAGACAGACCGGATCAACAACTATTTCAAGGCACTCACCTCATCGTTCAGCATTATGATCAACGGCATGCAGCGCGAACAGTTCTTGCGCTACAGAATGGCGTTGCTTCCAGCAAGCGGGTTTCAATCGGTGCAATACCGAATGATCGAGATATATGCCACCCCGTTGGAAAATTTGGTGCACCATACCGAACGGGGACATTTTTCAGAGCAGAACACCATAGAAGAGCTCTATGGGCATATCTATTGGAAAAAGGGTGCAACAGACTTAAAAACAGGTGAGAAGACCCTAACACTAAAACAGTTCGAATATCGTTATACTCCTAGGTTGATACGTATAGCCAAACAGGTAAAAGGCAATACGATATACCATAAATACCTTCAACTGCCCAAAAAAGTCAGGGAAAACCCTGAATTGATAGAGGCTTTGAAGCGATTGGATATCAACGCCAATGTCAATTGGCCCTTGATGCACATGGGGTCGGCCTATCGTTATTTGAAAAAAGAAAACGCGGCAATAGAGGCCACGGGCGGCACCAACTGGAAAGAGTTTTTGCCACCCAGTTTTCAAAGAATAATTTTTTTCCCAACTTTGTACTCAGAGGAAGAGCTTGCAAATTGGGGCAAACAGTGGGTTGACCATATGTTCAACCCCGACAACAAAAAATAA
- a CDS encoding DUF3108 domain-containing protein: MKKIVPIILLLFVMGLSAQTPRAFKAGEWLKFRIHYGILNASYATLHLKTDTIKGKPVYHVVGRGKTTGFASIFFKVDDTYESYFGQDDGKPYRFIRKIDEGGYTKDIEIDFDYTKNKALLKDNKNNKQYDFTIHDQVQDLVSAAYYLRDRYDADDLVVGESIGMDMLFDDDGVYKFKLKFLGIDTIRTKFGKVECLKFRPYVQSGRVFREQESLTLWVSNDLNKIPVRIKADLAVGSIKADLDGYNGLKNQFKIIMD; this comes from the coding sequence ATGAAGAAAATTGTCCCTATAATATTATTGCTATTTGTCATGGGGTTGTCTGCACAGACACCCAGGGCATTTAAAGCAGGCGAATGGTTGAAGTTCAGGATACATTATGGCATCTTGAACGCCAGTTATGCCACCCTGCACCTTAAAACCGACACCATAAAAGGAAAACCGGTCTACCATGTTGTGGGCCGGGGCAAGACCACTGGTTTTGCAAGTATCTTTTTCAAGGTTGACGACACCTATGAAAGTTATTTTGGCCAGGATGATGGCAAACCCTACCGGTTCATCAGAAAAATTGATGAAGGAGGGTATACAAAAGACATCGAAATAGACTTTGATTACACAAAGAACAAAGCGCTCTTAAAAGACAATAAGAACAACAAGCAGTATGATTTTACCATCCACGACCAAGTGCAAGATCTAGTTTCTGCAGCCTATTATTTGAGGGACAGGTACGATGCAGACGACCTTGTTGTGGGTGAGAGTATTGGCATGGACATGCTGTTCGATGACGATGGGGTTTATAAATTCAAGCTCAAATTTCTGGGCATTGACACCATAAGAACCAAGTTTGGTAAGGTAGAATGTCTTAAATTTAGGCCCTACGTACAATCAGGAAGAGTATTTCGCGAGCAAGAGAGTCTTACCTTGTGGGTGTCCAACGATCTTAACAAAATTCCGGTGCGTATCAAGGCCGATTTGGCCGTTGGGTCTATCAAGGCCGATTTAGACGGTTACAATGGCCTTAAAAATCAGTTCAAAATAATTATGGATTGA
- a CDS encoding patatin-like phospholipase family protein, with the protein MNHFINTKIRQASFLALALVAHSCFSQESPKVGVVLSGGGAKGLAHIGALKVIEEAGVKVDYIGGTSMGAIVGALYAAGYSATELDSIFRATDFNELIQDDVPRGAKTFYEKDDSERYALSLPFNGFKISFPQGISGGQRIYGELVRLLYHVKDIRDFNQLPIPFVCIATNVETGEEVVLDSGFLPEAITASGTFPSLFEPSEIDGDILIDGGVVNNYPIDEVKEMGANIIIGVDVQHGLVKRESLSSATGILLQINNYRTVRDMVEKREKTDIYIKPEIGDFSVIDFDYAAEIMEIGEKAAKARFDELVKVAREQATMDAKNFKGEVSDSLIINRLMIKGDTRYSRGYVKGKLRVDLGEKISFEKLQQGINNLAATGNFKALRYELAYNGLGTDLILKLKDDPTKMFIKMGAHYDDLYKSAALINLTRKGLFFQDDVASFDFILGDHIRYNLEYYVDKGAYWSFGINSSFTDFDQEIDYGLISSNFDVVDNPNIGQILLDVADFTNQLYLQTVLREEFAFRIGAEHKLLRYSTRTLTENAQMAEASFTPSSGDRTFFEDSNYFSAFGKLALDTYDDKYFPTEGLLFDGDFHVYLFSSDFNDNFKEFSIAKARMGTAFKLLPNTYFNLETEGGFKLGTSSVGSFDFVLGGFGNDFINNFIPFFGYDFLSLPGNSFVKAYGRLDIEIAPKNHILFTANVANVEDDLFRTGEWFSEPDFSGFGVGYGFESFLGPVQVYYSWSPQLDDSNVFFSVGFWF; encoded by the coding sequence ATGAATCATTTCATTAACACTAAGATCAGACAGGCCTCGTTTTTGGCACTGGCACTGGTAGCACATAGCTGTTTTTCACAAGAAAGCCCGAAAGTAGGCGTGGTATTGAGCGGGGGCGGCGCCAAGGGGCTTGCCCATATAGGGGCCCTGAAGGTAATTGAAGAGGCGGGGGTAAAGGTTGATTATATTGGCGGAACCAGTATGGGGGCCATAGTTGGGGCTTTGTATGCTGCGGGGTACTCGGCCACCGAACTGGATTCAATATTCAGGGCCACTGATTTTAATGAGTTGATCCAAGACGATGTGCCCAGGGGGGCCAAGACCTTTTATGAAAAGGACGATTCAGAAAGGTATGCCCTAAGTCTTCCGTTTAATGGGTTCAAAATTTCTTTTCCGCAGGGTATTTCCGGGGGGCAGCGCATCTACGGCGAGTTGGTTCGCTTGTTGTACCACGTTAAAGACATACGTGACTTCAACCAACTTCCAATACCCTTTGTATGCATAGCCACAAATGTAGAAACCGGCGAAGAAGTGGTACTAGACTCCGGTTTTCTGCCAGAGGCCATAACAGCAAGCGGTACTTTTCCATCACTGTTCGAGCCTTCAGAGATCGATGGAGACATACTGATAGACGGTGGGGTGGTGAATAATTACCCTATTGATGAGGTGAAAGAAATGGGTGCCAACATCATTATAGGGGTCGATGTACAGCATGGCCTTGTAAAACGGGAGTCGCTATCATCGGCCACGGGAATTCTTCTGCAGATAAACAACTACCGCACGGTAAGGGATATGGTTGAAAAACGGGAAAAGACAGACATCTACATAAAACCGGAGATCGGTGATTTTTCGGTAATTGACTTTGATTATGCTGCAGAAATAATGGAAATTGGCGAGAAGGCTGCCAAGGCACGATTTGATGAACTTGTCAAAGTGGCACGGGAGCAAGCGACAATGGATGCAAAGAATTTTAAGGGCGAAGTGTCTGATAGCCTGATCATCAACCGGCTTATGATAAAAGGAGATACCCGCTACTCCAGGGGCTATGTAAAGGGTAAGCTGCGGGTAGATCTGGGCGAAAAAATTTCGTTCGAAAAACTCCAACAGGGAATCAACAATCTGGCCGCTACGGGCAATTTCAAGGCACTGCGGTACGAGTTGGCATACAACGGCCTTGGTACCGACCTCATTCTGAAGCTTAAAGACGACCCTACCAAAATGTTCATCAAAATGGGCGCGCATTATGACGACCTATATAAAAGTGCCGCTTTGATCAACCTTACCCGAAAGGGCCTCTTTTTTCAAGACGATGTGGCCTCTTTTGATTTTATTTTAGGAGACCACATAAGGTACAATTTGGAATATTACGTAGACAAAGGAGCGTATTGGAGCTTTGGTATAAACTCCAGTTTCACCGATTTTGACCAAGAAATTGATTACGGACTCATAAGCTCCAATTTTGATGTTGTCGACAATCCCAACATAGGCCAGATATTGCTTGATGTGGCCGATTTCACCAATCAGCTGTACCTACAAACGGTATTACGTGAAGAGTTTGCGTTTAGGATTGGGGCTGAGCACAAATTGCTGCGGTACAGCACAAGAACCTTGACTGAAAATGCTCAAATGGCAGAAGCGAGTTTTACGCCAAGCTCTGGAGACCGTACTTTTTTTGAGGATAGCAATTATTTCAGTGCTTTTGGCAAATTGGCATTGGATACTTATGACGATAAGTACTTTCCCACGGAGGGCCTTTTATTCGATGGAGACTTTCATGTGTATCTTTTTTCTTCTGACTTTAACGATAACTTCAAAGAATTTTCAATAGCGAAGGCCCGTATGGGTACGGCGTTCAAGTTATTGCCCAACACATATTTCAATCTTGAGACAGAAGGCGGGTTTAAACTGGGCACTTCGAGCGTGGGGTCATTTGACTTTGTTTTGGGAGGCTTTGGCAATGATTTCATCAACAACTTTATCCCCTTTTTCGGATATGATTTTCTTAGCCTGCCCGGAAACAGTTTTGTTAAGGCCTATGGACGCCTCGACATCGAAATTGCCCCCAAAAACCACATACTCTTTACCGCCAATGTGGCCAATGTGGAAGATGATCTTTTTAGAACCGGTGAATGGTTCTCAGAGCCTGATTTTTCGGGCTTCGGCGTAGGTTATGGCTTTGAGTCGTTTCTGGGCCCCGTACAGGTTTACTATTCATGGTCGCCCCAACTAGATGATAGCAATGTTTTTTTTAGTGTAGGCTTTTGGTTTTGA
- the uvrC gene encoding excinuclease ABC subunit UvrC produces the protein MSTLSIEVQLSSLPDNPGVYQFFDADGKMLYAGKAKNLKKRVSSYFTRKQEYGKTRVMVKKIKTIKHVVVPTESDALLLENNLIKKHQPRYNVLLRDDKSYPWICIKDERFPRVFMTRRLIKDGSEYFGPYTSVKTIKTILDLIRSIYPLRTCNYDLSEEKIAAGKYKVCLEYHLGNCKGPCEGLQTAEEYEGQIDDIRAIIKGNFSSSLSNLKKQMKMLAAEMKYEKAQRIKEKIEVLENYQAKSLIVNPKISDVDVFSIVSDETHAYINFLQISHGLVVRSHTMEIKKKLDETDEELLQLGIIEIRQRFGSDSKELYLPFAVPVEEGLRVTVPKLGDKRKLVDLSTRNAKFYRQERFKQIKITDPDRHAKRIMAQMKADLRLSEEPRHIECFDNSNIQGSDPVAACVVFRNGKPSKKEYRHFNIKTVSGPNDFASMEEVVHRRYKRMLNENEPLPQLIVIDGGKGQLSSALKSLERLGLRGKIAIIGIAKRLEEIYFPDDPIPLYLDKKSETLKIIQQLRNEAHRFGITFHRNKRSKKAIDSELESIEGIGEKTAQQLLKEFKSVKRIKEASIDHLAKSVGMAKAKKIYESFH, from the coding sequence ATGTCAACCCTGTCGATAGAAGTACAATTGAGTTCGTTGCCCGATAACCCGGGGGTCTACCAGTTTTTTGATGCAGACGGCAAAATGCTCTATGCGGGCAAGGCCAAAAACCTTAAAAAAAGGGTCTCTTCATACTTTACGCGAAAACAGGAGTACGGCAAAACACGGGTGATGGTCAAGAAAATAAAGACCATTAAACATGTGGTGGTGCCGACAGAGTCAGATGCCTTATTATTGGAGAACAACCTCATAAAAAAGCACCAACCACGCTACAATGTGTTGTTGAGGGACGATAAATCTTACCCTTGGATCTGTATCAAGGACGAACGGTTTCCCAGGGTGTTCATGACCCGAAGACTCATCAAGGACGGTTCTGAATATTTTGGCCCGTACACCAGTGTAAAGACCATCAAGACCATACTCGACCTCATCCGCAGCATATACCCCCTTCGTACCTGTAATTACGACCTGTCTGAGGAAAAAATAGCGGCGGGCAAGTATAAGGTATGCCTGGAGTACCATTTGGGCAACTGCAAAGGGCCATGTGAGGGGCTGCAGACCGCCGAAGAATATGAAGGCCAGATAGACGACATCAGGGCCATTATAAAGGGCAATTTTTCATCATCCCTTTCCAACCTTAAAAAACAGATGAAAATGTTGGCCGCTGAGATGAAATACGAAAAGGCCCAGCGGATAAAGGAAAAAATTGAGGTTTTGGAAAATTACCAGGCAAAATCATTGATCGTCAATCCGAAGATTAGCGATGTGGATGTCTTTTCAATCGTTTCAGATGAGACCCATGCCTATATCAACTTCTTACAGATTTCACATGGGCTGGTGGTGCGTTCACACACAATGGAGATAAAGAAAAAATTGGATGAGACCGATGAAGAACTCTTGCAACTGGGCATCATTGAGATTCGTCAGCGGTTTGGTTCAGACTCAAAAGAACTCTATTTGCCATTTGCCGTACCAGTGGAAGAAGGGCTGAGGGTCACGGTGCCAAAACTTGGAGATAAGCGAAAATTGGTAGATCTTTCGACCAGAAATGCAAAATTCTACCGTCAAGAGCGTTTCAAGCAAATAAAGATCACTGACCCCGACAGGCATGCCAAACGTATAATGGCACAGATGAAGGCCGACCTCAGACTTTCAGAAGAGCCAAGGCATATTGAATGTTTCGACAACTCGAATATACAAGGCAGCGACCCGGTGGCCGCCTGCGTGGTCTTCAGAAATGGAAAGCCTTCCAAAAAAGAATATCGCCACTTCAACATTAAGACCGTTTCAGGGCCCAACGATTTTGCATCGATGGAAGAAGTGGTGCACCGGCGCTACAAGAGAATGCTGAATGAGAATGAACCCTTGCCCCAACTGATAGTGATCGATGGGGGCAAAGGTCAGCTTTCGTCGGCACTCAAGAGCCTTGAGCGCTTGGGCTTAAGGGGTAAGATCGCCATTATAGGCATTGCAAAGCGGTTAGAGGAAATCTATTTTCCTGATGACCCCATACCCCTGTACCTCGACAAAAAGTCGGAAACTTTAAAAATCATACAACAGCTTCGAAACGAAGCCCACCGTTTTGGCATCACCTTTCATAGAAACAAGAGAAGCAAAAAGGCCATTGATTCTGAGCTTGAGAGTATTGAGGGCATTGGAGAGAAAACGGCGCAACAGTTGTTGAAAGAATTTAAATCGGTAAAACGGATCAAAGAGGCAAGTATCGACCATTTGGCCAAAAGCGTCGGTATGGCCAAGGCAAAAAAAATTTATGAATCATTTCATTAA
- a CDS encoding 5-formyltetrahydrofolate cyclo-ligase — protein MLKHELRKVYKEKRLHLSPSFILEHSIEIANRLLQLPIWHFTHYHVFLSIADKKEVDTHPIITTLQARDKCVVVPKIASGTEMEHYLLTDSTKLVLNSWQIPEPVDGIKIEASKIDVIFMPLLAFDLMGNRVGYGKGYYDTFLKKCRQDSIKIGVSFFGAEEVISDVGPHDVPLDYCVTPTKIYSFPSSDLSS, from the coding sequence ATGTTGAAACATGAATTAAGAAAAGTCTATAAGGAGAAACGATTACATCTTTCTCCTTCTTTTATTTTAGAACATAGCATTGAAATAGCCAACCGACTCCTACAACTACCCATTTGGCATTTCACCCACTACCATGTCTTTTTGAGCATTGCCGATAAAAAGGAGGTGGATACCCACCCCATAATAACAACCCTACAGGCCAGGGACAAATGTGTTGTGGTCCCGAAAATCGCTTCGGGTACTGAAATGGAACATTACCTTTTGACCGACAGTACAAAGCTGGTGTTGAACAGTTGGCAGATTCCCGAGCCTGTGGACGGTATCAAAATAGAAGCGTCAAAAATCGACGTCATCTTCATGCCCCTTTTAGCCTTTGACCTAATGGGAAACCGCGTCGGGTATGGCAAGGGTTATTACGATACGTTCTTGAAAAAGTGTCGGCAAGATTCGATTAAAATCGGAGTGTCTTTCTTTGGAGCCGAGGAAGTGATCAGCGATGTCGGCCCGCACGATGTTCCTTTGGATTATTGTGTTACTCCGACCAAAATCTATTCATTCCCTTCTTCCGATCTTTCTTCTTGA
- a CDS encoding lipoprotein signal peptidase, whose protein sequence is MDLKKSLLLIIVVLLIDQISKIYIKTHFEYQESVEVFRWFKILFIENSGAAWGTKLNDFLPISESTGKLILTIFRLFAIVGIGYWLYDIIKKKSARVLIVAVSLIFAGALGNIIDSVFYGVIFNDSYNQVATLFADEPYGKLFHGKVVDMLYFPIIQDAVWPDWVPFVGGNNFSFFEPVFNIADSAISIGVALLIIFNKKAFPKKGQEERSEEGNE, encoded by the coding sequence ATGGACCTAAAAAAATCACTCTTACTGATCATAGTTGTATTGCTGATCGACCAGATTAGCAAAATCTATATCAAAACGCATTTTGAGTATCAAGAATCCGTTGAGGTTTTCCGTTGGTTCAAGATTTTATTTATCGAGAATTCAGGGGCGGCCTGGGGGACCAAACTGAACGATTTTCTGCCCATATCTGAATCAACTGGTAAATTGATCTTGACCATTTTTCGGCTTTTTGCCATTGTCGGTATTGGCTATTGGTTGTATGATATCATCAAAAAGAAATCTGCCCGTGTTTTAATTGTAGCCGTTTCCTTGATTTTCGCCGGCGCCTTGGGCAACATTATCGATTCGGTTTTCTATGGGGTAATCTTTAACGACAGTTATAACCAAGTGGCGACCCTTTTTGCTGATGAACCATATGGCAAACTGTTTCATGGCAAGGTGGTCGATATGCTTTATTTTCCCATCATACAGGATGCCGTTTGGCCCGACTGGGTACCCTTTGTGGGAGGTAATAACTTTAGCTTTTTTGAACCGGTTTTCAATATCGCCGATTCAGCCATAAGCATTGGAGTGGCCTTGCTCATCATTTTTAACAAAAAGGCCTTCCCTAAAAAAGGTCAAGAAGAAAGATCGGAAGAAGGGAATGAATAG
- a CDS encoding TraR/DksA family transcriptional regulator: MSNDTKVRYSDKELEEFRKLIEEKIEKAQKHLELLRSSYMNDGNNGTDDTSPTFKAFEEGSETMSKEANTQLAIRQEKFIRDLKNALLRIENKTYGICRVTGKLINKERLKLVPHATLSIEAKNMQK; this comes from the coding sequence ATGTCAAACGATACTAAAGTCCGGTATTCAGACAAAGAGCTTGAGGAGTTCAGAAAGCTGATTGAAGAGAAAATAGAAAAGGCCCAAAAGCACCTTGAGCTTTTGAGAAGTTCTTACATGAACGATGGCAACAATGGTACAGACGACACTTCGCCAACGTTCAAAGCGTTTGAAGAGGGTTCTGAGACCATGAGCAAAGAGGCCAACACCCAATTGGCCATCCGTCAAGAGAAATTTATCCGCGACCTTAAAAATGCTTTGTTGCGAATTGAGAACAAAACCTATGGCATTTGTCGGGTAACGGGCAAATTGATCAACAAAGAACGGTTGAAGCTGGTACCCCATGCCACTTTGAGCATTGAGGCAAAGAACATGCAAAAGTAG